In Phyllopteryx taeniolatus isolate TA_2022b chromosome 22, UOR_Ptae_1.2, whole genome shotgun sequence, one DNA window encodes the following:
- the LOC133472268 gene encoding aldo-keto reductase family 1 member D1-like, producing the protein MNWTPGSHAVPLCDGMSMPVIGLGTYADPRTTPEGTAYHAVKVAIETGYRHIDGALVYVNEHEVGQAIRDKIADGTVKREDIFYCGKLWNTFHPPELVRPALERTLKTLQLEYVDLYIVEMPTAFRPGETFYPRDEEGKYIYHDTDLCATWEALEACKDAGLAKSLGVSNFNKRQLELILNKPGLKHKPVSNQVECHPYYTQPKLLEYCRQKDIVIVGYSPLGTSRDPSWVNLACPPLLEDEVLVSLANKYKKTTAQVALRFNVQKGVVVIPKSFSPLRIRENFQIFDFCLSEEDMKTIEGLNKNIRFVELLMWADHPEYPFHDDY; encoded by the exons ATGAATTGGACACCTGGGAGTCACGCTGTTCCTCTTTGCGACGGGATGAGCATGCCTGTAATAGGACTGGGTACTTACGCAGATCCCCGCACG ACGCCTGAAGGCACTGCATATCATGCTGTAAAAGTGGCAATTGAGACAGGATACAGACATATTGATGGAGCGTTGGTTTATGTCAACGAACATGAGGTGGGACAAGCCATTCGGGACAAAATAGCAGATGGAACTGTAAAAAGAGAAGACATCTTCTACTGTGGAAAG CTCTGGAACACATTCCATCCACCAGAACTGGTCCGACCTGCTCTCGAGAGAACTTTGAAGACATTACAGCTGGAATATGTCGATCTATACATCGTCGAGATGCCCACAGCGTTCAGG CCAGGAGAGACCTTCTACCCGAGGGACGAGGAAGGGAAGTACATTTATCATGACACAGACCTCTGTGCGACTTGGGAG GCTTTGGAAGCTTGCAAAGACGCCGGGCTGGCGAAATCTCTCGGGGTATCCAACTTCAACAAGCGCCAGCTGGAGTTGATCCTCAACAAACCGGGACTGAAACACAAACCGGTTTCAAATCAG GTTGAATGCCACCCCTATTACACTCAGCCAAAGTTGTTGGAGTATTGCAGGCAGAAAGACATTGTCATTGTGGGATACAGCCCATTGGGGACATCCAGAGATCCATCCTG GGTCAACTTAGCCTGCCCGCCACTGTTGGAGGATGAAGTTCTCGTGTCGCTGGCTAATAAGTACAAGAAGACTACAGCTCAGGTCGCCCTCAGATTTAATGTGCAGAAGGGAGTTGTGGTCATTCCAAAGAGCTTCAGCCCGCTTCGTATCAGGGAGAACTTCCAG ATCTTTGACTTCTGCCTTTCCGAAGAGGACATGAAGACCATTGAGGGTCTGAACAAGAATATTCGCTTTGTGGAGCTCCTCAT GTGGGCCGACCATCCCGAGTATCCGTTTCATGATGACTACTAA